A section of the Citrobacter farmeri genome encodes:
- a CDS encoding DeoR/GlpR family DNA-binding transcription regulator, translated as MLQAERYKMICAHVQKMGAVRVTELSQLFQVSQETIRRDLTRLEKNKKLTRSFGGAVSLDTPDVTSVTVEDNAWQTNSVDRAESFRKRTEEHPDVKAKIAKAALQFIHPGDCILMDNSSTCWFLARQIPDIDITVVTNSLRIIQALACRDNVRIIGIGGEYSERHDDFHGPVAESAIRNFQINSFFFSCQGLNLENGIRDGSEINARLKQVMLQVSAKKILMVDSSKFEQFAFSKICMLDEIDIMVTNSCCDERYRSLHPQLNVVEVDK; from the coding sequence ATGTTGCAGGCAGAACGTTATAAAATGATTTGTGCGCATGTTCAGAAAATGGGTGCAGTGCGCGTTACGGAACTGTCGCAATTATTTCAGGTTTCGCAGGAAACGATTCGCAGAGATCTGACGAGGTTGGAAAAAAATAAGAAACTCACCCGCAGCTTTGGTGGTGCAGTTTCACTGGATACGCCGGATGTTACGTCTGTGACAGTTGAAGACAATGCCTGGCAAACAAATAGCGTGGATCGGGCGGAATCTTTTCGTAAACGTACGGAAGAACATCCTGACGTTAAAGCAAAAATCGCCAAGGCAGCACTCCAGTTTATTCATCCAGGCGACTGCATTTTGATGGATAACAGCAGCACCTGCTGGTTTCTGGCCCGGCAAATCCCGGATATCGATATTACGGTCGTGACCAATTCACTCCGTATTATCCAGGCGTTAGCTTGCCGGGATAACGTTCGTATTATCGGTATTGGCGGTGAGTATTCCGAGCGTCATGATGATTTTCATGGCCCGGTTGCGGAGAGCGCCATTAGAAACTTTCAGATTAATAGTTTCTTTTTTTCCTGTCAGGGCTTGAACCTGGAAAATGGAATCCGTGATGGCAGTGAAATAAATGCCCGACTGAAACAGGTTATGTTACAGGTTTCGGCAAAAAAAATACTCATGGTTGACTCCAGTAAGTTCGAACAGTTTGCCTTTAGTAAAATATGTATGTTGGATGAAATTGATATTATGGTTACCAATAGTTGTTGTGATGAGCGTTACCGTAGTTTGCATCCACAGTTAAATGTTGTTGAAGTTGATAAGTAA
- the araD gene encoding L-ribulose-5-phosphate 4-epimerase yields MNTLKNKVLAANLSLPAHQLVTFTWGNVSGIDREKGVMVIKPSGVDYDDMNLDDMVVVDIHSGNVVEGNKKPSSDTDTHLALYHAFPDIGGIVHTHSRHATIWSQAGKDLMPLGTTHADYFYGAIPCTRPMRDDEINGRYEYDTGSVIIETFKQRGLSPCQIPAVLVNSHGPFAWGTDPANAVHNAVVLEEIAYMNLFTLQLQPHLTAMQQTLLDKHFLRKHGANAYYGQ; encoded by the coding sequence ATGAATACACTGAAGAATAAAGTGCTTGCCGCTAATTTATCTTTGCCGGCTCATCAACTGGTCACCTTTACCTGGGGAAATGTCAGCGGAATTGATCGCGAAAAAGGGGTAATGGTGATTAAACCTTCCGGTGTCGACTATGACGATATGAATCTGGATGATATGGTCGTCGTCGATATTCACAGTGGGAACGTTGTCGAAGGAAACAAAAAACCGTCGTCTGATACCGACACACATCTGGCGCTGTATCACGCCTTTCCAGACATTGGCGGCATCGTCCATACCCATTCCCGCCACGCCACCATCTGGTCGCAGGCCGGAAAAGATTTAATGCCGCTGGGCACAACCCATGCGGATTATTTCTATGGCGCCATTCCTTGTACACGCCCCATGCGGGATGACGAAATCAACGGACGCTACGAATACGACACCGGCAGCGTCATCATTGAAACCTTTAAACAACGAGGGCTCTCTCCCTGCCAGATTCCTGCCGTACTGGTAAACAGTCATGGACCCTTTGCCTGGGGCACAGACCCTGCCAATGCCGTGCATAACGCCGTTGTACTTGAAGAGATCGCCTATATGAATTTATTCACACTGCAACTGCAACCCCATCTCACCGCGATGCAGCAAACATTGTTGGACAAGCACTTTTTAAGG